A region from the Mya arenaria isolate MELC-2E11 chromosome 2, ASM2691426v1 genome encodes:
- the LOC128217024 gene encoding tetraspanin-17-like encodes MPRKRRRDSTEVSCMIKYLMFGFNVLFWLIGTGICAIGLWAWTEKDMFTNIGRLTNVALDPAMVFIMIGGVMFIIGFAGCIGALRENTKLLLFFSVCVGLIFTVELVFAILAFVYKGWVQVQIETQIHNMIVNYRDDPDLQNLVDWVQKDWLKCCGVTDYRDWEMNIYFNCTSPGGEACGVPFSCCKPTDAVIANRHCGYEIMKSSNDFKRAGVIYTEGCIPSGQMWFEKNLIPVASVAVALAVLQILGICFAHNLRGDINRQKSRWRH; translated from the exons ATGCCTAGAAAACGACGACGTGATTCAACTGAAGTGAGCTGTATGATCAAATATCTCATGTTTGgattcaatgttttgttttgg CTGATCGGCACTGGAATATGCGCTATCGGGCTGTGGGCATGGACGGAGAAGGACATGTTCACGAACATTGGTCGCCTAACGAACGTGGCGTTGGACCCCGCCATGGTCTTTATCATGATTGGAGGTGTCATGTTTATAATCGGCTTCGCCGGCTGTATCGGCGCTCTCAGAGAAAACACAAAACTTCTCCTCTTT ttttCCGTCTGCGTTGGTCTCATTTTCACAGTTGAACTCGTGTTCGCAATATTGGCCTTTGTCTATAAGGGCTGG GTTCAGGTCCAAATCGAGACCCAGATTCACAACATGATTGTGAACTATCGGGACGACCCGGATCTACAGAACCTAGTTGATTGGGTCCAGAAGGACTGG tTGAAGTGTTGTGGAGTGACAGATTACCGTGACTGGGAGATGAACATCTACTTTAACTGTACGTCCCCGGGCGGAGAGGCGTGTGGCGTGCCCTTCTCCTGCTGTAAACCAACAGAT GCTGTTATAGCAAATCGACATTGCGGATATGAAATCATGAAAAGTTCAAAT GATTTTAAGCGTGCAGGAGTGATCTACACCGAAGGCTGTATACCATCGGGGCAGATGTGGTTTGAGAAGAACCTAATACCCGTCGCCTCCGTAGCTGTCGCTTTGGCAGTGTTACAA ATATTGGGTATATGTTTTGCTCACAATCTCCGCGGCGACATCAACAGACAGAAATCACGATGGCGCCATTGA